Proteins encoded by one window of Amaranthus tricolor cultivar Red isolate AtriRed21 chromosome 4, ASM2621246v1, whole genome shotgun sequence:
- the LOC130810459 gene encoding photosystem I chlorophyll a/b-binding protein 3-1, chloroplastic produces MAAQALVSSSSLTSSIETARQIFGSRNYGVSSFTSLRKNSLVVRASATPPVKQGANRPLWFASKQSLSYLDGSLPGDYGFDPLGLSDPEGTGGFIEPRWLAYGEIINGRYAMLGVVGAIAPEILGKAGLIPAETALPWFKTGVIPPAGTYNYWADPYTLFVFEMALMGFAEHRRLQDWYNPGSMGKQYFLGLEKGLAGSGDPAYPGGPFFNPLGFGKDEKSMKDLKLKEVKNGRLAMLAILGFFVQALVTGEGPYQNLLDHLADPVNNNILTSLKFH; encoded by the exons ATGGCAGCACAAGCTCTAGTTTCATCATCATCCTTAACTTCTTCAATTGAAACTGCAAGACAAATTTTTGGGTCAAGAAATTATGGAGTTTCTTCTTTTACTTCTTTAAGGAAGAATTCCCTTGTCGTACGAGCTTCTGCTACTCCACCTGTTAAG caaGGAGCAAACAGACCCCTTTGGTTTGCATCAAAGCAGAGCCTTTCATATTTGGATGGCAg TCTTCCAGGAGACTATGGGTTTGACCCACTTGGACTATCTGACCCAGAAGGCACGGGTGGGTTTATCGAGCCTAGGTGGTTAGCCTATGGTGAGATCATCAACGGACGTTATGCAATGCTAGGAGTCGTAGGTGCAATCGCCCCAGAAATTCTCGGAAAAGCTGGTCTAATCCCTGCAGAAACCGCCCTTCCTTGGTTCAAAACCGGTGTAATCCCACCAGCAGGAACCTATAACTACTGGGCTGATCCATATACATTGTTTGTATTTGAAATGGCACTCATGGGCTTTGCCGAGCACAGGAGATTGCAAGATTGGTACAACCCTGGGTCAATGGGCAAGCAATATTTCTTGGGCCTAGAAAAGGGCTTAGCTGGATCAGGTGACCCAGCTTACCCAGGTGGGCCATTTTTTAACCCATTGGGCTTTGGTAAAGATGAGAAATCCATGAAGGATTTAAAACTTAAGGAAGTGAAAAATGGAAGGCTGGCTATGTTGGCTATATTGGGCTTTTTTGTTCAGGCCCTTGTAACTGGTGAAGGCCCATACCAAAACCTTCTTGATCACTTGGCAGACCCAGTCAACAACAACATCTTGACTAGTCTTAAGTTCCACTAA